From a single Anaerolineales bacterium genomic region:
- a CDS encoding DinB family protein, with amino-acid sequence MPHPLVLQLRFTRSEFLRGIKGVTEKEGVKRFLPMNSISWNVGHLAWQEQRYFLSYAQGITLSPEIARDFANGAPASTPPLNEILSAWNAIIKAADPWLDTLTSKKLEKNVVSNGKEIQRTYGNLLQRTIYHYWYHLGENMAIRQNLGHKKLPQFVGSIDRKAPYHPG; translated from the coding sequence ATGCCCCATCCGCTTGTCCTTCAATTACGATTTACCCGCAGTGAATTCCTGCGCGGCATCAAAGGCGTCACTGAAAAGGAAGGCGTCAAACGCTTTCTGCCGATGAATTCCATCAGTTGGAACGTCGGGCATCTCGCCTGGCAGGAACAGCGCTATTTTCTCTCCTACGCGCAGGGCATCACCCTTTCCCCGGAGATCGCCCGTGATTTTGCCAACGGCGCCCCCGCCAGCACGCCGCCATTAAATGAGATCCTGTCCGCATGGAATGCGATCATCAAAGCCGCCGACCCGTGGCTGGACACGTTGACATCGAAGAAACTTGAGAAAAACGTCGTCAGCAATGGGAAGGAAATCCAACGCACATATGGCAACCTGCTACAACGCACCATCTACCATTATTGGTATCACTTGGGCGAGAACATGGCGATCCGACAAAATCTGGGGCACAAAAAACTGCCCCAATTCGTCGGCAGCATTGACCGCAAAGCGCCGTATCATCCGGGATAA
- a CDS encoding DinB family protein, with amino-acid sequence MLPIQSKPEIIAALHDSNQRAQAWFSTIPVQEYFTRQGEVWSASDNVDHMIKAVKPIAKALKLPKIALQSVFGKAERASKTYEEICQIYQGEIAKGAKASGRFLPDEDIPNENMDAVKEQQLQKFAKAMEDLVSACEQWDETALDQYQLPHPVIGNLTVREMLFFTIHHNLRHASREGD; translated from the coding sequence ATGCTGCCCATTCAGTCAAAACCTGAGATCATCGCTGCACTGCATGATTCGAACCAGCGCGCGCAGGCATGGTTTTCCACCATCCCTGTGCAGGAGTACTTTACGCGGCAGGGCGAAGTCTGGTCCGCGTCGGATAATGTCGACCACATGATCAAGGCTGTCAAGCCGATCGCCAAAGCCTTGAAACTTCCGAAGATCGCGCTGCAATCCGTATTTGGAAAAGCAGAAAGAGCATCGAAGACCTATGAAGAGATCTGTCAGATCTACCAGGGCGAGATCGCAAAAGGCGCCAAAGCCTCGGGGCGTTTTCTGCCAGATGAGGATATCCCCAATGAAAATATGGACGCGGTCAAAGAACAGCAATTGCAGAAATTTGCAAAAGCAATGGAAGACCTCGTCTCCGCCTGTGAACAGTGGGACGAGACGGCGCTCGACCAATACCAACTGCCCCATCCCGTCATCGGGAACTTGACCGTCCGCGAGATGT